One window of the Misgurnus anguillicaudatus chromosome 8, ASM2758022v2, whole genome shotgun sequence genome contains the following:
- the LOC129451116 gene encoding G-protein coupled receptor 22, translating to MVSMETDGSFTEGHGLSLLQAEDSVGAGLAQQEGAWLGFRATVSAVLLLELLLGVGGNLTVLVLYCGQCSLLESVSHAVTLSLHTLDLLLCLLCLPITATLLILGGASVPHHALLCCLHESAACFASVGTALNLLLISLDRYDISVRPANRLLTPRRATFLLVVVWVVSLAVPLLPFVEAGFVSDQGEGVFVQSNSTVLCSEWGGALQAHLLLQVPVFLCSLAVMLFTYSRILQALRIRIGRTARPHRDTKRPAHRLWLRRKQSARSPDHTTRNTPTSPPPLSTGPLIASDTVTTVTVNTETNTPSLTTPLSPTPTVSVITSPLSPTPTASVASLSVVTSPNIPSPATPSVTTPLSPTPTVSTVTARVSPAPTQGPPSMGVGASVSAILALRRAVRRHRDRRERQRRVFRMSVIIILSFLLCWAPLSIMPLLMLAIGPSDWLERLRLCFLVLAYWTVVLHPLLYAFTRQKLRKVLHTRLRRLRPHNGQTRIRTNTRIRRKHRTNCSDATDRCLTEAVRE from the coding sequence ATGGTGTCCATGGAAACAGATGGCAGCTTTACTGAGGGTCACGGTCTGTCCCTCCTACAGGCAGAAGATAGCGTGGGGGCCGGACTCGCTCAGCaggaaggggcgtggcttggttTCCGGGCTACAGTGAGTGCTGTGTTGCTGTTGGAGCTGCTCCTGGGGGTGGGCGGTAACCTGACGGTGTTGGTGTTGTACTGCGGTCAATGCAGCCTGTTGGAGTCCGTCAGTCATGCGGTCACGCTAAGTCTCCATACCCTTGACTTGCTGCTCTGTCTTCTCTGCCTGCCAATTACTGCCACTCTTCTCATACTGGGCGGAGCCTCGGTTCCTCACCACGCTTTGCTCTGCTGCCTCCACGAATCAGCAGCCTGCTTTGCCAGCGTGGGCACCGCACTTAACCTGTTGCTCATCAGCTTGGATCGCTATGACATCAGCGTTAGGCCAGCCAATCGTTTGCTGACGCCGAGGAGGGCAACCTTTTTGCTCGTCGTAGTGTGGGTGGTTTCTTTAGCCGTGCCCCTCCTACCGTTTGTGGAGGCGGGGTTTGTGTCGGACCAAGGGGAGGGAGTGTTTGTGCAATCCAATAGCACCGTGCTTTGTTCGGAGTGGGGTGGAGCTCTGCAGGCTCATCTGTTACTACAGGTACCAGTGTTCCTGTGCTCTCTAGCTGTGATGCTGTTTACATACTCGCGTATTCTGCAGGCGCTGCGCATTCGCATCGGACGCACGGCCAGGCCCCATCGAGACACCAAACGGCCTGCTCATCGACTTTGGTTACGTCGCAAACAGTCAGCGAGGTCGCCGGATCACACGACGAGGAACACGCCCACCTCCCCGCCACCACTCTCTACTGGGCCGCTTATCGCATCGGACACAGTTACTACGGTAACCGTCAACACTGAGACAAATACTCCATCACTTACTACCCCTCTTAGCCCCACCCCTACCGTATCTGTGATAACATCACCATTAAGTCCCACACCCACTGCTTCTGTGGCCTCCTTGTCGGTTGTAACTAGTCCCAACATCCCCTCTCCTGCCACGCCCTCTGTGACCACACCTTTAAGCCCCACACCCACTGTGTCCACAGTAACTGCACGGGTGAGTCCCGCCCCAACTCAAGGCCCGCCTAGTATGGGTGTGGGTGCTTCTGTATCAGCCATCTTAGCTCTGCGTCGAGCAGTTCGGCGCCACAGAGACCGAAGGGAACGTCAAAGGCGAGTCTTTCGCATGTCTGTCATAATCATCCTCTCTTTTCTTCTATGCTGGGCACCTCTCTCCATCATGCCCCTCCTTATGCTGGCTATCGGGCCCTCTGATTGGCTAGAACGTCTGAGACTCTGCTTCCTGGTGCTTGCGTATTGGACGGTAGTGCTACATCCACTGCTATACGCCTTCACTCGGCAAAAACTGCGTAAAGTTTTGCATACCCGCCTGCGCAGGCTTCGTCCACATAACGGGCAGACTCGTATTCGTACCAATACCAGGATTCGACGCAAACACAGGACGAATTGCAGCGATGCTACGGACCGTTGCCTGACAGAGGCTGTGAGAGAATAA